The genomic DNA tttcgggaataacttttacagagattatcgtatcaaacccaaaattggtgaaaacacttcaaacacaTGGTACTTTACTTTTTCTGGTCCAATCGAGACCAAAcgtgctaggattgatgatagtccggcccagAAGACGTCAGTCACCGTGCAGTAAAGATGAAGATGAGCAAACTTCCTGTGTCAAACACATCTTTAGTTTTCTTTGTGCTGCAGGTTTGCAGAAGCATCTCACCGTCACAGAACACCACGATTCAATCTCTAAAtcatacatgtgtacatgtgtgcggtAAGTGTTTCTGTGGATGTTGTTCACGAGAAGAAAAAAGCACGATCACAGGCTTTCAGTAGCTCATGAAGAACCCAATTGTCTACTTGTATCCACtttcaaatacaataaatagaTAACGTGAAATACATTTCAGGCATAACTTCCTGTGACTCATCCTTAGGTTTAGCTGTTGTGgactcatttatttgtttatttttcctttatttgGTGTTTCCTCGTTTGCAAAACCATGacactgcatttgttttttagtGTGGGAGAAAAGTGCCATGAAAATCAAACTTTCCCCGTTTATAACCCGTCTTCTGCTCGTCCAGTTTGTCCTGTTTTCCACAGAGGGGCACTAGTGTGTGCAGAAATGTGTGCATGTCGTCAACTGAGCGTGAGGTTATTAAGTTAGATTGACTCTGTCGTGCCATCATCAGGAAATAAGGTGTTGTGTAAGAAtgttgtgtttggttttttttgtaaatttattGTTAGTTTTCgtccaaaagactaaataaAATGGGTCTGAATGTGAAGCGATCCTCAGTGAACTGACCCTGATACACACTTCTGCAGCGTCTCTCTCGcttcctctctgtttctcagctttcatcttcctcctcctgtcaaAACACATGTTTCTGAACTTGAGCTTTTGCGACACGAGGGACTTGATGTATCCACCGTCTATTTATAACACACAGAGCAGGTGTGGTGCTGATGCACAGAGGCAAAGTGATTGGCTGTGATCGTCACAAGATTCTCCATTCTTtagtaaacaacacacacacacacagaaaaacacttgCAACTGCCCTGAAAATAAACGCacagacataaataaacacatttttattaagtgGAAACTGTGTCGACATGCGTACACTTACCTGCCAATTCATTAGGTACATCTGTTCAACTGCTTGCAAATGCAAATATCTAGTCAGCCAATCACAAGGCGGCAACTCAACTTTACTTTTCGTTCCCGGGGGGGGGAAATCTGTGGTGGAGCCGGGTTTCACAAAAACAtcgaaaaaaaaacagtgtcacataaaaacacggcaacaagaaaaaaaccacacacagcaACTCCAGTGCAATGACAAGGAATCATAAGACAGTATGAAGAAAGTGCAGAGTTCACCAAGAAACGCCTCAAGAAGACCTGCTGAAGGTCAAACTGAGCAATGAGGAAGAATGTCATTTGGTTGTTGGTGTCATTATTCTGGAAACCATCTCTAGTTTTTACTCgttgatgtcagaggtcagaggacaaTGAGTTCAAATGAATAGACAAGGCGTTAGAAACTCAAATGATTGTAACCAGTGAATGCAGGGAGGAGAATGTGTGAACATACAGCGACAGAAGACCACAGCGTGTGCCACTCCTGCCACGTTACACAGTGTCCTGTGTACCCAATTATGTGGATACTTTGAGAAAATGAAACATGGACACGTACAGCTGCGTCTGTCAAACACTCTGAGATTAGGTGGCGTCACATGAAAGGGAAACGTCCCACAGTAGTGGATACAGCCGACGctacacacacaaccacacacacacacacacacatcctctgaGTAACACGTCAGTCATGTACAGCAGCCATTCCCACAGATTTGTTTGGGACACagaatgttgtgtttgtcttgGAAAAGgctggtttatttattatagtaatataataaagtGTTAGAAAAGTGGAGGTAGTGATTCATATTGTGATCCCTCAACAAAAGAGATGATATCCTAACACAAAAGCTTGTTGCTCTGCACCTTTGATCATATTTGATCCCTTTAACGTCACAAAAAGGCTCCCACATCTCTAACCATTAACTTATGTCGCTTATTATctcagggaaaaaaagggaacaacATTTCATGAGAatggaggggggcggggggggcaTTGCTTTGTGTGCATTTGCTTGTTTATTGTAGTCGTTTGCACGTACCTGCAGTGAGGCGGAAAACACCGAAGCTGTGACCTCAAAAAGGAAGTAGGCGAGGCCTGTTTTGTTCCAAAATCTACGCATTAAGAGTTTCTATTTTCAAGTTGTGGAGTCAAGTGGTGAAGAGCTTAAAGAGGAACGGGTTCTTCTGACTCTGCTGGACTATTCTGCAGAAATAAATGTTGGCTGGATATTTTGGGATTGACAGATTCAGATTCAGCACGAGATTTTAACAAAACCTTGAAGAAGTGAGAGTTGGGAATTACTGAAACACCTCAGACCTTCTTACCTCTTGGATACGACACTCAGTGACGATGGCTGTGATTGTGCTGGTGGCCAAGGACTTCACCAGTCCGCTTTTTCTGGTGCGGACATGCGAGGTGTTGTGCACCTGCACCACCTTCAGTCTCGTGGCCTCGCTGGAACCGTCAGAACTGAGCAAAAACCTGTCACACCTCCAAAACCCGTCACACCTCCAAAACCTGAGCACGTTCAGGATCTTCTGCATGTTCACCTGGTGCTTCTTCTTCACCCTGAGTCTCCTCATCCACACTCTCAGCATCATCCATTTTCACAACCTCATCCCAGTGTCGTGGAAGAACCTGACCGTGACGGTGGCCGTGTCAGGCAGTCTGATGAACCTCAGCGCCTCGGTCCTTTTCCCATGGATCATCATGAATCACGATCAGGTGTCGCCGAGCTCGGTGGCAGCGATGGTGGGTTCCTGTTTCACCTTCATGGCCTACACCTCAGAGTCCTACATCCTTTGCACACAAGCCCAAGAACAGAGAGGCTACATGGGCAGCGTACCTGGTCTCCTCAAGATTGTGCAGCTGTGGGGAGGCTGTCAGATGATCCCTCTGCTTGTATCCGTGATAATACACCGGTGGCAGATATATGTCACCAGCACAGTGTACGGCGTCTGCATCCTCATGAGTCTCGTCACTCTTGTGATAATCTTAGGTGACTTTGCAAAGCGGTGTCTCCTTCCCCTGGACAGAGTGATGGCCGGCTTCAGTCTGATCGGGGTGTTGTTGTACATGGTGGCCACGGTGATTTGTTTCACTGAAGTCCTGCAGCTGACAGAAGTGGGACAAAGCGACTCCAAAAGACAAGAGCTGGTGATCATGGAAACTGTTGTGACCACTATCACGCTGTTGGCTTATACTGTGGATCTCGCCTTTTCCATCAAACTTCTGTTTTACAGAGGTCACACATGAAATAACACAATACATTAAATTCACTGTATTGTATACTGTGGATTTttactgattgattgattgattgattcattcatcCTTCGTGTggacaatgaaaacaacaggGTGTTCCAATCATCTGGTCAGTGGCTGCTGAATGttcccacacacaaacagcagcgtGACCTTTCCTCCGCTGTCACAGGTCACGCTCtgagtttttaaaagtaaagtgaACACGTTTGTATGTAGAACAGCTTGGAACGACGACACTTTCCCTCTGTTCTTGTACATTTTAGTGATTTATTGTATATTCTAGTGTTTGtattctctctctttatgtgaagcactttgagtacCTTGCAGGTTTTGTAAAATGAATGCAGAGTAAACAGAGTAgaacataaatacagtacaaataatattaaacaaataaaccttcctggtgtatttatttttttagctttAGACACATAGGCAGCAAACTTAAACATCTATTCCGTTCTGTTAATATGTTCAgattttgaaaaaacatttatcatcacagtgatgaaaatacaggaaacaagTGTGACTAATTCTCTCATAATTCACACCCACTTTTGTCCTGAACTTTGTCAAATCTGCTGATATTTTAATTCATGTTCTTATCTCGGTGACTGCAGGTCTCTGACTGTGAACATATGTTACAAAAATGTTCTTATGTAAGCAAGTAACTTCTAAATGAGCAACATATTAATGCTTTAAAGGTCCAAcatataacattttaaactgaAGATAAAATGATTACAGTTCAGTCTTATTTTTGAATGACCAACCACCTGAGTgtatgatttgttgttttaaattccACTAGAATGAGCCTTTGACTGTATATTTATAACGGGGGGATATTTTGGACCACCGTGTTTTTACAGAAGCCCAAAATGGagaaactaaacatcttttttgGAGAAGAGTGAGGTGAGGAATACTGCAACTTAAAACTTCACCAACTGAATTTCACACATTGTGCCTTTAGTAAGTAAAAGTATCCCTTAATTACATTATATCATTACATTAATTACATAGGCTTCAGTATTACTATATGTTTAAATTGATGTACAACAAGTTTCTTTTAGAACTGAATTTactttaatgaaaaaaaaacctgtcaaacggcaaaaatgcaaaatgaaaaaataatccTCAGTCTTCCTCTGACGTGACCTGCCAtggcctgtttttgtgcacgtccTCATAAGGGAGCCTgggagggacaaaaaaaagaaaagaaaaacaggaagcaaaTTCACATCAAGTCATAAAGTAATCCAGGTTTACTTTGCTTAGTAGATGCATTTATATCACTTTTATAAATTGTAATCCCTGACACTTTACTGATAAACTAATCATAATCATTTATTATAAACTCAAGgtacatataaaaacatgtatgaagAAGTATGAGATATAGAAAGAAGTATGTAAAGTCAAATCCTCTCTTGTTGTGAACATAttacttttaaatgtgtataagTGACTTTATTGTGGTTTTACTGTCATGTGAAACAACCATATGACTTTTATAGACCAGTTAACTATGACACATACTCAGTAAGCACTGATCCTGGTGTGTGGGACAGGTGCACAGTATAATCACATGCTGTATTAACTTTAAGGGAGGGTGAACAGCAGTCATTGCTGATAGAGACGTTTACATATGACGGTGAGCAGTTAAATAAGAATTTATGgtgtaaaacaaatgaaatgaagagtTCAACATTTATAGTGAATGACACTTCATCTGcacctgatttttcagcttcttaaatgtaaatatgttctggtttctttgctccacatgaatcagtttgctttgtggacacaacaagacatttgataacatcatcatttccaagtttgggaaacaaaccgatcaacatttttcaaaatgaccaGACAAgaacttgattaatcgagaaaattttgaaaacagttgatttgtttgttgcaaaTCACGTTAAACTAAATCTGAATAGAACAGTTTCCCTTTTCTCGCATTGAGAACACTCTagtacatcatttatttttaaaacaaaatgattttatttgtttttattgatggcTCTCAGGACATCAAGAGAGTTTTAACAATTAAAGTGAAACCAATTGCAAACTCAAGCTTTTTACACAGAAAGGCAAATATATGTCTGACATCCAGGCACATAATAACATGTTGTACTTTGCACTTTGCTGTGtacttaaaatgtcaaaaatgttatcagcggtggtgaggtgcTCGTATCAGTGCGTCCCTATAATAACTTTAGATTCAGGAGGATTTAAAGTAACTATGAGTGACTTTCAGGTTTATGCTCCCTGAGTGATTTCTCTAAATTattagtgtattattattattaattattattagtatattttattttatagaaaaaaaagaatctatgTCTAATGTCACATTCTGTGATAGTGACACTGATACAGGGGACTGTAAACTGCTACTGCTGAGTTTCCCTTTGTGATTTATGCTGCTGCACGTGGTCCCTGTTCAGTAAActaagaaatgaaatgaattgtatggatttattattattattatctcttgCACTGTTTCTTTATCGTAAACTCTGATATGTCCTCATTCACAAACTATTAATACGGTGTATTTTCTGCTCCTGACCAAAGAACCATAACCAGAGGAGATAATAGAATAGATAAGTGTTAGTTATGAATCATCTGTAAGTGATGGGTTTGCACTTACAGTGTTTGTGACAAACAGAATTAATTCAGTGACATTATGGCTCAGTTTTGCAATAAAAAGTTTGCCAATATAGGgagatattattttttaatttgtgtctacatttttattttattacattacattacaaagtgacttacaagggaattgagtacaacctgccaggggtggagttgaacttgcaattatgaagtcttttgcacacaggggtGGTTAGGGTGGTTAAGGTGGTTAAgacagggtactggtcttaaccactgagccactccagtCTTCAGTGTTCTGACATAAGttgacatttttatatttttatacattattattattatatatatatatggtggtTGGTGTTAACTCTCACTGATTGTTTGGTAAATAATCCTGTTCCCTCAGGTCATGCTGTTTTCCTGTCAGTTGAGACAATAGTTTTCTTTGCTCATCTTCAGTTGGTTATttgctgttgtttatttacatttctttttttaagttgtagGATTAGAgttgtttttcccccacaatATGAAGGAGCAGTAAGAAGTGTTTATAGAATAATATTTAAACAGGACCGTGACTGGGTTTGCTACTGTAACGGTAATCATGTGTGGCTTCCAGCTCAATTATTTatcaatcaattattagtaCAAGGAATTTTATATAAATGTCCACATTTGTCACTTCTTACTTagatttattgtcattgtaatgtcatttaaacacGGGCGAATCACTTGTATTAAATCTGAGCCGTTGTAAATCAATCATTTATTCACCGTAAAATACTGTACAACAACATTATTCTATAAACTTATTTACATTTGACACTGTTTACCTTTTcacatctgcctccatctgccCTAGGCATGTAAGCAGCTGCGCGGAAACATCGATCGTCCACGCTCGCCCGCCAAGCCTTGACGCTTCCGCTCCTCCTGCTCGGTCTCGACTGCTCTGGCCTTGGTGGATTCCAGCGTTTTTTCTTTAAGGAACTGGCTCGAGTGAGACAGTTGTCAACAGGCTGAGCAGCTCCAACTACTTGGTACGTGGAAGTGATAACGCTTCAACGGCACCGCACGCTCTCGCTTGGCCGGGGAAAAAGCCTCTGGAAGTGATAACGCTTCAACGGCACCGCACGCTCTCGCTTGGCCGGGGAAAAAGCCTCTCGCTCGGGTTCGCATGTTCGGTTTTGTTCGGCGTATGGAGACGAACATGAAGTCCTGCCCGCACGGTAAGCCCTCGTTGCCTGAGTTCGCCAAAGATTTCCAAACACATACTTGAATCATTGTGTTTCCTCTCCGTCGAGTTCTCTCGATAACGTCGAGTCCTTTTCGAGCTAATAAAGGTGTTGAAAGTGTGTCAGTAACTAACGCTGTTGTTAGCTCGCATCACAAGACGGGCTGGTTTCACTGGTCTGTGATGCTATTCAACTTTCATTATGTTAGCATAGCTCTTACAGTTACACGAACTACCACAGAAACAACTTTCActttttataaatgtgtataaacaCAGTCTACACTCAGTGAACACGTAACTCTGTCATTCATGGATCTGCTTAAAAGTAATATAAAAGAAATATTATTATCCCTCTATGTTGACACTCACTTCATTTCTCAGCTTTATAATCATAAAAATAACCTTGTCAAGAGCAGACATCACAAAGTGCTGCTCAAAGAAAAGACCAACAATAAACTATTCAAACCAACACAATGAAACAGGCAAGTCTGAACACATGGGTCTGAAGTGGTGATGAGCCGATACTAGTATCAGGTATCAGTATTGGTCattggtccgatactggtcagaATCACAGACGGTTAAAGATGAACAacccgatacaatccaaaataTCCTGTATATCACGTGCTTCTCTGTGCACAGACTgtcaaaaggaaaatgaaatcaTCATTTTAGCTGAATCATGCTGAGAGCtgcttatttcttcttcatgggAGAAGAGTATTTGTAACACAGTTGGATAATTATGTCATTGAAATGGCTCAGATGTGCCATCTGAACAATGTCATATTCTAAATGACTCTAGAacgattttatataaatatctaattgtgattattttgactgaaactgCGATTGCGATAAGATTCACCAcatgagagggaatggtcacTTTCATTTATGTTATTACTCTAATTTTCATTAGAATAatctatttaaaataattactgTGAGCGATTAGTTTCCTCTACATGTTTCTTACATAAAGAGTTTTTaagtgctgctgtaacacaacatTTTCCCAGTTTTTGGAATCAACAAAGTCCATCCATCAAGCTGCCTCTTCTGTTTCATTTAATATTATTGTGAATAGGTCAATCTGCTATTTCCTTTAAAATATAGAAAGATACATGAAACAgaagaataaaatatataaataatactaaaaaaaagtaaataataagaGACGATATTAAAGAGTTCTACAAAGATAACGTGAATatagaatagaaaaaaatacacagttCTACAGAGAATAATGAGTTAAATATAAGAATACACCAAAATAAACCAGTTGACAATGTACATGGTGCAGATTGTGTAAGTTAATAAAggtaaaacagtaaaagtacGACAGTGTAATTGAATAAACTAATCAACAACATTGAttatatacacaaacatgtatgtTGAGTTCATGAATTAAACAACTTCAATAAAAGGTTGGAAATAATTCCCAAATCAATCTCTGACAAAACAGCTGTTGTAGCCGACATGTTTGTATATGGACATAAtgattttgcattttgcatGTGTTCTTAGAAGCTGCCTGAACAACATGCACATGTGAAACTTGACTCTTCAGTAAGCAGATGCGAGTCTCAGGCTGGATTGAATGGCACTGAGGATACAAGGTAAGCACTTTGCCAGTAAATTTAAACTCATTATTGATCCGTTTCCCGAGCTACAAACGACCTTAGTGAAAGCAAAGTCCACATAATCAGAGAGGGATGGGAGAGCGGCCGGGCTGGCAGactctgactgactgagtgagtcagagtggaagatgaaaacaaaaatacttcCAAGGATCAAAGGAATGATGTGGGTTCTTTTGTTTCATACTGTACGTGGGGAAATGACAGATTAATGACATCTTCACCCTGTTtgcacctggtattaacatccatcctgagcGAGCTGATCACAAGTGGACCGTGCTAAATACACACCAAGTACGCCTTGAATGTGCCCTTGGATCTAATCACTAAAACCACATTTTGAGGTCGTTAGTGACGCATTTGGCCATATTCCAGAGCTGCATGAAGGCAATCCGTACTCGGGAAGCTTGTTTCCACGCAGCACCACTTCCAccggttcagtttggtatgtTACACAGTTTTATGCATTTGGATTTTATGAAAATATGCCTGTTATCCACAAAGTGCAGTCCAGCTGGTCACGGGACACCCACGGTACACCCACGGTACACCCCAATCTGACctgcatttccatttatttgcatttattgttGGGCTCTGTGGTTTCGAGGTGGCGTGAACGTCACGCTGTTGGCTGACACAGCTTTTGCCATCCAGCCTGTACACTCACTGGTGGCTTTACTGTTGACGTACTCTGACCTGCTGTAGTTTCACAGTCATTTTACGTTTGAGTTATGTTTGAGTTATGTGTGGTCACCGCTACAATATCAGCGCTGATCAAGACTTTCTTTCCATACAGTTATGCAGATGCATAAACCTGACATTGTTATAGCTAATTAGCTCTAAAGAAACATGACCTCTGATTTGTGACTGTCTCTTGAAAGGTCCACAGACTTCAAGGCCTCGGGCCAGTTGAGAATCTTTTATTGGCGGATTTTCAAGTAAATGTAGACAAAGGCCTCCCATTGAACCAATGTGGAATCTTTGGAGAGAGTATGGCATCTAT from Solea solea chromosome 10, fSolSol10.1, whole genome shotgun sequence includes the following:
- the LOC131467358 gene encoding myeloid-associated differentiation marker-like, which produces MAVIVLVAKDFTSPLFLVRTCEVLCTCTTFSLVASLEPSELSKNLSHLQNPSHLQNLSTFRIFCMFTWCFFFTLSLLIHTLSIIHFHNLIPVSWKNLTVTVAVSGSLMNLSASVLFPWIIMNHDQVSPSSVAAMVGSCFTFMAYTSESYILCTQAQEQRGYMGSVPGLLKIVQLWGGCQMIPLLVSVIIHRWQIYVTSTVYGVCILMSLVTLVIILGDFAKRCLLPLDRVMAGFSLIGVLLYMVATVICFTEVLQLTEVGQSDSKRQELVIMETVVTTITLLAYTVDLAFSIKLLFYRGHT